A window of the Lactuca sativa cultivar Salinas chromosome 7, Lsat_Salinas_v11, whole genome shotgun sequence genome harbors these coding sequences:
- the LOC111883742 gene encoding 17.9 kDa class II heat shock protein — protein MDISLMGFDTPFFRHLHHILDANEDNNTNSKSSNAGPTRAYVRDARAMAATPADVKEYPNSYVFIVDMPGLKSGDIKVQVEEDNVLVISGERKREHDQEEKEGVKYVRMERRIGKFMRKFSLPENANTDKISAICQDGVLTVTVEKLPPPEPKKPKTIQVNVA, from the coding sequence ATGGATATCAGTCTGATGGGTTTCGACACGCCGTTTTTTCGCCACCTCCATCACATCCTCGACGCCAACGAAGACAACAACACCAACAGCAAATCAAGCAATGCCGGACCTACTCGCGCTTACGTACGTGACGCCAGAGCAATGGCTGCAACTCCGGCCGATGTGAAGGAGTATCCCAACTCTTACGTCTTCATCGTCGACATGCCGGGTTTGAAGTCCGGAGATATCAAGGTCCAGGTGGAGGAAGACAACGTGCTTGTGATAAGTGGAGAGAGGAAAAGGGAACATGATCAGGAAGAAAAGGAAGGAGTGAAGTACGTGAGAATGGAGAGGAGGATCGGTAAGTTTATGCGGAAGTTTTCGTTGCCGGAAAATGCTAATACGGATAAGATATCTGCGATTTGTCAAGATGGGGTACTTACCGTCACGGTGGAGAAACTACCGCCGCCGGAGCCGAAAAAGCCGAAGACGATCCAGGTTAACGTTGCTTGA